The following are encoded together in the Acipenser ruthenus chromosome 24, fAciRut3.2 maternal haplotype, whole genome shotgun sequence genome:
- the LOC117968162 gene encoding matrix metalloproteinase-28-like: MFYKKMQLLVALGCFHWICFLFLLIFVSFTSHSPILKKGESWELETAEGFLEKYGYLGHTGNHGHEPAEVNKAVREFQWLSRLPVSGLVDDATLQLMSQPRCGVTDGESHAAWEERVSAIFSGNGAKRRPKRYSQQGEKWYKRHLTYRIMNGPRSLSLLQVRRAVRAAFELWSNVSALAFWEVMEGPADIRLAFYEGEHSDGVTNAFDGPGGALAHAFFPRRGEAHFDISERWTLNGHKGRNLFIVTAHEIGHTLGLEHSPVRNALMSPYYKKLGKDLVLSWDDIAAVQQLYGKPFSGSAVQLPGRVFTSFLDSVEAEQPGTAQQTPYCQAAFDAITMDLNHTVYIFKGGQYWTVSTAGQVSSALLREGWPGLPRAIEAAAISQTDGKFYFFRGGRCWRYKDRKLEAGFPMKSNTIGLPRHPDSAFYYQPLGRMVVLKGQRYFVLSQEGLRVEPYYPRELADWKGVPAGANGVLTRPDGQLYFFKDDRFWRFDPGKLRVVGRGQWASELEWTGCQREENNSVD; this comes from the exons ATGTTCTACAAGAAGATGCAGCTGCTGGTTGCTCTCGGATGTTTTCACTGGATTTGTTTCTTGTTTCTCCTCATCTTCGTTTCATTCACTTCACACTCTCCGATTCTCAAGAAGGGCGAGAGCTGGGAATTAGAGACGGCAGAG GGTTTTCTGGAGAAATATGGCTACCTAGGACACACAGGTAACCATGGACATGAGCCGGCTGAGGTGAACAAGGCAGTCAG gGAGTTCCAGTGGCTCTCTCGGCTGCCGGTCAGTGGGTTAGTGGACGATGCCACGCTGCAGCTCATGTCTCAGCCTAGGTGTGGAGTGACCGATGGAGAGAGCCACGCGGCCTGGGAGGAACGAGTCAGCGCCATCTTCTCTGGGAACGGAGCGAAGAGGAGACCAAAGAGATACAGCCAGCAAG GAGAGAAGTGGTACAAGCGTCACTTGACCTACCGCATTATGAACGGGCCGCGCTCGCTGTCCCTGCTGCAGGTGAGGCGCGCGGTGAGGGCTGCCTTCGAGCTGTGGAGCAACGTGTCTGCGCTGGCGTTCTGGGAGGTGATGGAGGGGCCGGCAGACATCAGGCTAGCGTTCTACGAGGGGGAGCACAGCGACGGGGTGACCAACGCCTTCGACGGGCCAG GGGGGGCGCTGGCCCATGCATTCTTCCCTCGCCGGGGGGAGGCCCACTTTGACATCTCTGAGCGCTGGACCCTGAACGGCCACAAGGGGCGCAATCTCTTCATCGTGACTGCCCACGAGATCGGCCACACCCTAGGGCTGGAGCACTCGCCCGTCCGCAACGCCCTGATGTCGCCCTACTACAAGAAACTGGGCAAGGACTTGGTGCTGAGCTGGGACGACATCGCCGCTGTGCAGCAGCTCTACG GGAAACCCTTCAGTGGCTCAGCAGTGCAGCTCCCGGGACGCGTGTTCACCTCCTTCCTGGACTCTGTGGAGGCCGAACAGCCTGGCACTGCCCAGCAGACCCCGTACTGCCAGGCTGCCTTCGATGCCATCACGATGG ATTTGAACCACACCGTGTACATCTTTAAAGGAGGGCAGTACTGGACAGTGTCCACGGCAGGTCAGGTCAGCTCTGCTCTGCTCAGGGAGGGCTGGCCGGGACTCCCTAGAGCCATCGAGGCCGCTGCCATCTCCCAGACCGACGGGAAATTCTACTTCTTCAGAG GTGGGCGGTGCTGGCGTTACAAAGACAGGAAGCTGGAGGCGGGGTTTCCCATGAAAAGCAACACCATTGGCCTGCCCAGGCACCCTGACTCCGCCTTCTACTACCAGCCTCTGGGGCGCATGGTTGTGCTCAAGGGGCAGCGCTACTTCGTTCTGAGCCAGGAGGGCCTGCGCGTGGAGCCCTACTACCCCCGGGAGCTGGCAGACTGGAAGGGGGTCCCAGCAGGTGCCAACGGGGTCCTGACCCGGCCCGACGGGCAGCTCTACTTCTTTAAAGACGACCGCTTCTGGAGGTTCGACCCGGGCAAGCTGCGGGTGGTGGGTCGAGGGCAGTGGGCCAGTGAACTGGAGTGGACCGGCTGCCAAAGAGAAGAAAACAACTCTGTCGACTGA